From Pseudobacteroides sp.:
AAAACTAAAATCAAAGGGTCTTTCAATAGAATTATTTCAAGCGGATGTAACTAAACGTGTTCAGGTTGATGCAATAGTAGACTATTGCATCAACCAATTTGGGAAAATATGATATACATAATCAGCATTTTAGGGAAGGATAGAAGTGATACTACTTTAATACCATTTTTAAATAATATCAAATTAAATCTTGGAGAGAAGTTTAAAAATGTCATCGCAGATTCTGGCTACGAGAGTGAGGAAAATTACCTGTATTTAGAAAAGAACAAACAAGATTATTACATAAAGCCTCAAACATATGATATATGGAAAAAGAAAAGTTTTAAGAAAGATATAAGTAAGCGTGAAAACATGCTATATGATATAGAAAGAGATGAATATACATGCCATAATGGAAAGCAATTAAAACTTCATTCCGTTATCTATATACTTTAGCTGCCGTAACTATTCAATAGCTGACATTTTAAATAAAAAGTTGTTCTGTTCAGAGGTCTTTCAAATTCTATGTGGTGGAATAGGAATAGTGCTTATTATACCAGTTACTGTGCTTATAACATCAAGATTGTTATATCTCAATTTTCTAAAAACAGATAAATAACATCTGAATATTATTATAGTTCGAGACCCATATATTAGACTTATATGGGTTTTTAAATTGATCATAATCACCTTCATAATTTGATTATAATTTTTTAGGTTACTTAATTTATGCGTAACACATTATTTGTAATTTACATATGTTAGTGTAGGGAAAAAGTTTTGCACTAGACTGATAGAGAATAAATAATGTATAAACATAAACAGTTGTTGGAGGTTTTAATTATGAATGAAAATTTTATACCACTTAACTTTTTACCATTAGGGAAAAAAGCAAAAGTTAAAGTACTTACTTCTGATGGAATGATTCGAAGAAGAATGTTGGATTTGGGTTTGATTTCTGATACTGTGGTAGAAGCTTTGCAAAAAAGTCCTTCTGGAGATCCTGTGGCATACCATATTCGGGGTGCTGTTATTGCTCTTCGTTCTGAAGAGGCCTCAAAAATACTCGTTGAAGCAATTTAGAACACAATCTTATTTTTACATTATATTACCACAAGAAATGACATTTACACATTTTAATATATTTCGTAAAAAAGGAGGTATCTTAATAATGGGCCTAACAAGTCAGTCAACAGGGACTGGAGTCTTAGATGATAAAGTCAAAATTGAATGTGCTAACCCTGATGACAAAGTTATAGCACTTGCCGGAAATCCCAATGTGGGAAAAAGTACCGTATTTAACAGCTTGACAGGACTTAACCAGCATACTGGCAACTGGCCAGGTAAAACAGTAACAAATGCACAAGGAGAGTATAAACATAAGGATAAAAATTTTATTATAGTTGACATTCCGGGTACATATTCACTTATGGCAAACTCGGTTGAAGAAGAGGTGGCACGTGACTTCATCTGCTTCGGAAATCCTGATGCAACTGTGATAGTATCCGATGCAACTTGCCTGGAAAGAAATTTAAATTTGATTCTTCAAACATTGGAGATTACATCTAAAGTTGTGGTGTGTGTAAACCTCTTAGATGAGGCAAAAAGAAAGAAAATTAACATTAATCTTAAAGAGCTGGAAAAGCATCTTGGGGTACCTGTCGTTGGAACCAGTGCAAGAAACGGAAAAGGTTTGGATATACTGATGGACGTAGTATACGATATTACAAACAAAAAAATAGTTACATCTCCTTTGAAGATAAGTTATGATGATACCATTGAAGAAGCAATTGATGTTCTGGAACCATCGGTAAAAGAAGTACTGGAAGATAAGTTCAACAGTCGGTGGATTACTTTAAAACTGCTTGAAGAAGATGCTCACCTTTTAAAAACTCTTCAAAAACATCTTAATTTTGATTTGATGAAAAACTTCAGTATTATGCAGAAATTAAATAGAGCAAAAGAAATATTAAGTTCGGCAGGTATAGATCATGATCTTCTAAGAGATAAGATTGTATCACATATTGTTTGTACTGCAGAAAAAATTTGCAGCAAAACTGTCACTTTTGATAATGATAAGTATAGTCGAACAGACCGTAAGATTGACAGCATACTTACATCCAGAATATTTGGAATTCCAATTATGATAGCACTTCTGGGCATAATATTCTGGCTGACCATAACAGGTGCCAATTATCCTTCAGAGTTGATTGCTACTTTCCTTTTTTGGGTTGAAGAACGTTTAACCGACTTGTTTACATGGGCAGGCACACCTCAATGGGTACATGGTTTATTAGTTATGGGAATATATAGAACCTTAGCATGGGTTGTTTCAGTTATGTTGCCTCCAATGGCTATATTCTTTCCGTTGTTTACATTGCTGGAAGACCTTGGATATTTACCTAGAGTGGCATTCAATCTTGATAACTTTTTCAAAAAAGCTTGTGCTCACGGTAAACAGGCACTAACCATGTGTATGGGGTTCGGATGTAATGCTGCAGGTATTATAGGCTGCAGAATTATAGATTCTCCAAGAGAAAGACTCATTGCAATAATTACTAATAACTTTGTTCCCTGTAATGGCCGTTTCCCGACCCTGATTGCTATTATAACCATGTTCTTTACAGGAGTTGTTGTTAGTCCCTTTCAATCGGTAGTTTCTACATTATTATTAACAGGAGTCATTGTCCTTGGGGTATTAATGACATTATTAATATCAAAAATTCTTTCTAAAACAATTTTAAAAGGCATACCTTCATCCTTTACCCTGGAGCTCCCACCTTACCGGAAGCCTCAAATAGGAAAGGTCATTGTAAGATCAGTGTTTGACAGAACGTTATTTGTGCTAGGGCGTGCTGTATCTGTAGCTATACCTGCCGGCTTGGTGATTTGGGTTATGGCAAATATCTATGTAGGTGACCTTAGCATCCTATCTCATTGTGCAGGTTTCCTCAATCCTTTTGCAAAAATGATAGGTCTGGATGGATATATTTTAATGGCTTTCATTCTTGGGTTTCCTGCAAATGAAATTGTTGTTCCTATAATAATAATGAGTTATATGTCTACTGGAAGCTTACTTGAGTTTGACAGCCTGGATAAATTGAGAGAACTTCTTGTATCTCATGGCTGGACCTGGCTTACAGCTGTATGCGTTATGCTGTTTTCTCTGATGCATTGGCCATGCGGAACAACATGCTGGACAATAAAAAAGGAATCCCAAAGTTTAAAATGGACTATGGTTTCATTTCTTGTTCCAACTATAACTGGAATTATAATTTGTTTTATTGTTGCAAATACAGTTCGGCTGCTGGGATTGGTGTAAATAAGATAGGCTGCTTTAAATATAGTAGCCTATCTAAATCCTAATATCAAAAGCATTATAATACCAACAATCAGCCTGTAATAGGCAAAGGCTTTTAAGGAATGCTTCCCAAGAAATGAAATGAATTTTCCAACAACAATAAAAGCTACAATAAAGGATACAACAAATCCAACTGAAAGTGCAAACCATTCAGTTGAGGTCATTGAGGTTAAGCTTTTTATCAATGAATATCCAGTTGCTGCAAACATAGTAGGGATTGCAAGAAAAAACGAAAACTCTGCAGC
This genomic window contains:
- a CDS encoding YibE/F family protein — encoded protein: MLNKKLFCSEVFQILCGGIGIVLIIPVTVLITSRLLYLNFLKTDK
- a CDS encoding FeoA family protein codes for the protein MNENFIPLNFLPLGKKAKVKVLTSDGMIRRRMLDLGLISDTVVEALQKSPSGDPVAYHIRGAVIALRSEEASKILVEAI
- the feoB gene encoding ferrous iron transport protein B — translated: MGLTSQSTGTGVLDDKVKIECANPDDKVIALAGNPNVGKSTVFNSLTGLNQHTGNWPGKTVTNAQGEYKHKDKNFIIVDIPGTYSLMANSVEEEVARDFICFGNPDATVIVSDATCLERNLNLILQTLEITSKVVVCVNLLDEAKRKKININLKELEKHLGVPVVGTSARNGKGLDILMDVVYDITNKKIVTSPLKISYDDTIEEAIDVLEPSVKEVLEDKFNSRWITLKLLEEDAHLLKTLQKHLNFDLMKNFSIMQKLNRAKEILSSAGIDHDLLRDKIVSHIVCTAEKICSKTVTFDNDKYSRTDRKIDSILTSRIFGIPIMIALLGIIFWLTITGANYPSELIATFLFWVEERLTDLFTWAGTPQWVHGLLVMGIYRTLAWVVSVMLPPMAIFFPLFTLLEDLGYLPRVAFNLDNFFKKACAHGKQALTMCMGFGCNAAGIIGCRIIDSPRERLIAIITNNFVPCNGRFPTLIAIITMFFTGVVVSPFQSVVSTLLLTGVIVLGVLMTLLISKILSKTILKGIPSSFTLELPPYRKPQIGKVIVRSVFDRTLFVLGRAVSVAIPAGLVIWVMANIYVGDLSILSHCAGFLNPFAKMIGLDGYILMAFILGFPANEIVVPIIIMSYMSTGSLLEFDSLDKLRELLVSHGWTWLTAVCVMLFSLMHWPCGTTCWTIKKESQSLKWTMVSFLVPTITGIIICFIVANTVRLLGLV